A section of the Flavobacterium ardleyense genome encodes:
- a CDS encoding DUF3098 domain-containing protein, translating into MNEQQPTEFLFHKENYKILLIALCIIALGFILMSGGGSDDPKVFNEEIFNFRRIRLAPTMVLIGIGVAIYSILRNPKK; encoded by the coding sequence ATGAACGAGCAACAACCGACAGAATTTCTTTTTCATAAAGAAAATTACAAAATTCTACTTATCGCATTGTGTATAATCGCACTTGGATTTATTTTAATGTCTGGTGGGGGAAGTGATGATCCGAAAGTTTTTAATGAAGAAATTTTCAATTTTAGACGAATCAGGTTAGCGCCTACAATGGTACTTATCGGAATTGGCGTTGCGATATATTCAATATTAAGAAATCCCAAAAAATAA